One stretch of Caldinitratiruptor microaerophilus DNA includes these proteins:
- a CDS encoding ISLre2 family transposase — MGEVSMWLVREIMDLILLLVHGISELLRTRHDFMELEKGIFRLVQEVARRALVLALHRLDDELMRRRDAARYELVHSKPRTIVTPFGKVQVRRRYYRDRQSGEGHFLLDEALGWTARQRLSPWATELAVAMAAEMPYHRAAAVLAKLTLGGMDVRAMSVWREVQEVGAVRVEQAEAQRRAVFDRGEVPAGQRRTERLRIEVDEVVVQGRGPRGAHRHLGLKLAVGYEGKEQVGQNRWQLVERRVTAGLASAEVFSEQTYADFGSKWDLSAVQDVVVGGDGAPWVKQWAGTFAGARYQLDPFHLRRALLEGLSHDEEAYRKAVEALKAKDWSQVEQVLATAERASRGAQRKRVAGLRKYLQENWDGICRSGAADSLGTIEGQVFHHVARRMKRHGAQWSDRGADHLVRLLAARANGELAVMGRQAWPMQSEVLRQATGSTAIRVQPGELNDPEAWLRVNLPALSGPAAGSPWVKYVLRELVRALPRSA, encoded by the coding sequence ATGGGTGAGGTCTCGATGTGGCTAGTTCGTGAGATCATGGACCTAATCCTGCTGCTGGTGCATGGGATCTCGGAGTTGCTGCGGACCCGCCACGACTTCATGGAACTGGAGAAGGGGATCTTCCGGCTGGTGCAGGAGGTGGCGCGACGGGCGCTGGTGCTGGCGTTGCACCGGCTGGACGACGAGCTGATGCGCCGGCGGGACGCGGCGCGATATGAGTTGGTGCACAGCAAGCCGCGGACGATCGTGACGCCGTTTGGGAAGGTGCAGGTGCGGCGGCGGTACTACCGGGACCGTCAGAGCGGGGAAGGCCATTTCCTGCTGGACGAGGCGCTGGGGTGGACAGCCCGCCAGCGGCTGTCGCCGTGGGCCACAGAACTGGCGGTGGCGATGGCCGCGGAGATGCCGTACCACCGGGCGGCGGCGGTGCTGGCGAAGCTCACGCTGGGGGGCATGGATGTCCGAGCGATGAGCGTCTGGCGTGAGGTCCAGGAGGTGGGCGCTGTACGGGTGGAGCAAGCCGAAGCGCAGCGCCGTGCAGTGTTCGACCGTGGCGAGGTGCCGGCGGGGCAGCGGCGGACCGAGCGGTTGCGGATTGAGGTGGACGAGGTGGTGGTCCAAGGCCGTGGTCCCCGGGGAGCCCACAGGCACCTGGGGCTGAAGCTGGCGGTCGGCTATGAGGGCAAAGAGCAAGTCGGGCAAAACCGGTGGCAACTGGTAGAGCGCCGGGTGACCGCAGGCTTGGCCAGTGCGGAGGTCTTCTCGGAGCAGACGTATGCGGATTTCGGCAGCAAGTGGGATCTGAGTGCGGTACAGGACGTGGTGGTGGGCGGCGACGGTGCCCCGTGGGTGAAGCAGTGGGCGGGGACGTTTGCCGGAGCGAGGTACCAGCTGGACCCGTTCCACCTCCGCCGGGCGCTGCTGGAGGGTCTGTCGCATGACGAGGAGGCCTACCGGAAGGCGGTGGAGGCCCTGAAGGCCAAGGACTGGAGCCAGGTGGAGCAGGTGCTGGCGACGGCCGAGCGGGCCAGTCGTGGGGCGCAGCGCAAGCGTGTGGCAGGGCTGCGGAAGTACCTGCAGGAGAACTGGGACGGCATCTGCCGTTCCGGGGCCGCAGACAGTTTGGGCACCATTGAGGGGCAGGTGTTCCACCATGTCGCCCGACGGATGAAGCGCCATGGAGCGCAGTGGAGTGACAGGGGAGCGGACCATCTGGTGCGGCTGCTGGCGGCCCGGGCGAACGGGGAACTGGCGGTGATGGGGCGGCAGGCCTGGCCGATGCAGTCGGAGGTGTTGCGCCAGGCAACCGGCTCGACGGCGATTCGGGTGCAGCCCGGGGAACTGAATGATCCGGAGGCATGGCTGCGGGTGAACCTGCCGGCGCTCAGCGGACCAGCTGCCGGCTCGCCGTGGGTCAAGTACGTGCTACGTGAGCTTGTGAGGGCGCTGCCGCGGAGTGCATAA
- a CDS encoding AI-2E family transporter, whose translation MASRRTWGAALLLGAGLGVAWLVLAVRPVLVPFALALVLAYLLAPAVAVLQARGMSRSCAIMSVYAALAAAGTAVAMWAAPAASRELQQLLRGVPDGVGALRGHLDALEARLRQPGVPDGVRQGALGFLAELEARADRLVGATAAGIAGLAEWLLYLALAPVLAYYLLRDLPQFHRAAVHAVPRRWRPHAVQLLHELDRVLAGFIRGELLLALAVGALAALATWLLRLPYSLLLGAWAALCELVPYVGPVAGAAPATLLALSISPVRALQVALAFAVIQQLESAVLGPHVMGASVGLHPLTVLFAILAGGYLAGVWGMLLAVPVAGILRVVWGFAVRGLSSPPGSPPEGGGNRA comes from the coding sequence ATGGCGTCGCGGCGCACGTGGGGGGCAGCCCTTCTGCTCGGGGCCGGGCTGGGCGTGGCGTGGCTCGTGCTGGCGGTCCGGCCGGTGCTCGTGCCCTTTGCCCTGGCGCTGGTCCTGGCCTACCTGCTGGCTCCGGCGGTCGCGGTCCTCCAGGCCCGGGGCATGAGCCGGTCCTGCGCCATCATGAGCGTCTACGCGGCACTGGCGGCGGCCGGGACCGCGGTGGCCATGTGGGCCGCCCCGGCAGCCTCACGGGAGCTGCAGCAGCTGCTGCGCGGCGTCCCTGACGGGGTGGGCGCCCTGCGCGGCCACCTGGACGCCCTGGAGGCCCGGCTCCGCCAGCCGGGTGTGCCAGACGGCGTGCGGCAGGGCGCCCTCGGCTTCCTGGCGGAGCTCGAGGCCCGCGCCGACCGACTCGTGGGGGCGACGGCCGCCGGCATCGCCGGGCTGGCCGAGTGGCTCCTGTACCTGGCCCTGGCGCCCGTTCTCGCCTATTACCTGCTGCGGGACCTGCCGCAGTTTCACCGGGCAGCCGTGCATGCCGTGCCCCGCCGCTGGCGGCCGCACGCCGTGCAGCTCCTGCACGAGCTCGACCGCGTGCTGGCCGGGTTCATCCGCGGCGAGCTCCTGCTGGCGCTGGCCGTGGGCGCCCTGGCCGCCCTCGCCACCTGGCTCCTGCGCCTCCCGTACAGCCTCCTCCTGGGTGCCTGGGCAGCCCTGTGCGAGCTGGTGCCGTACGTGGGGCCCGTGGCCGGCGCCGCGCCTGCCACCCTCCTCGCCCTGTCGATATCCCCCGTGCGGGCGCTACAGGTCGCGCTGGCCTTCGCCGTCATCCAGCAGCTGGAGAGCGCGGTGCTCGGCCCCCACGTCATGGGCGCCTCCGTGGGGCTGCACCCGCTGACCGTGCTGTTCGCCATTCTCGCTGGCGGCTACCTTGCCGGAGTGTGGGGCATGCTCCTCGCCGTGCCGGTGGCGGGCATCTTGCGGGTGGTGTGGGGGTTCGCCGTGCGCGGCCTCAGCTCGCCCCCGGGGTCGCCGCCGGAGGGCGGCGGGAACCGGGCGTGA
- a CDS encoding PRC-barrel domain-containing protein — MRRLTSLLGLPVLDGGGRRLGRVRDVLLSADGGRVVALVLEPGGWLRPGRAVDWPAVVAVGDGAVVVASAPRPLVPAEAGTGPAWQQVAGRPLYSAGGADLGHLADAWVDPTSGTITGYQVSAGLVDDLLSGQTVLPGPASLVAGPEALILGAGSDLTRPPWATGAGE; from the coding sequence GTGCGGAGGCTGACAAGCCTGCTGGGCCTTCCGGTCCTCGATGGCGGCGGCCGCCGCCTCGGCCGGGTGCGCGACGTGCTCCTCTCGGCCGACGGCGGGCGCGTGGTCGCCCTCGTGCTGGAGCCCGGCGGCTGGCTCCGCCCCGGTCGGGCGGTCGACTGGCCGGCGGTGGTCGCCGTGGGCGACGGGGCCGTGGTGGTGGCCTCCGCCCCCCGTCCCCTGGTTCCGGCCGAGGCCGGCACGGGGCCGGCCTGGCAGCAGGTGGCGGGCCGCCCGCTCTACAGCGCCGGGGGCGCGGACCTGGGGCACCTGGCGGACGCCTGGGTCGACCCGACCTCCGGCACCATCACCGGGTATCAGGTTTCGGCCGGCCTCGTCGACGACCTCCTCTCCGGTCAGACGGTTCTGCCGGGGCCCGCGTCCCTGGTGGCGGGGCCGGAGGCCCTGATCCTGGGGGCCGGGTCCGATCTCACACGCCCGCCGTGGGCGACGGGCGCCGGGGAGTGA
- the mnmA gene encoding tRNA 2-thiouridine(34) synthase MnmA translates to MAERKRVLVAMSGGVDSSVTAALLVEQGYEVIGVTMNTWTDDIPADVRLNEHSGCCSLAAVEDARRVADILGIPYYVFNFQGKFSETVIDYFIREYARGRTPNPCIACNRYVKFSALLYRARQLGCDLIATGHYARVGRDPETGRWLLGKARDTRKDQTYVLHNMTQEALSRTLFPLGDWLKPDVRRKAKEVGLPVHDKPDSQEICFVYDNDYGRFLSEKIPEAIRPGPIVTTDGRVIGTHKGLPLYTIGQRKGLPAMGEPIYVVDLDPDTNTLIVGRDEEVYRRELIAADLNWIRVAELTGPARATAKIRRMAPEAPCTVVPEGPDRVRVVFDEPQRALTPGQAVVFYQGEWVLGGGTIESVPAPAGAPRPAAAVRE, encoded by the coding sequence GTGGCAGAGAGGAAGCGGGTGCTGGTGGCCATGTCCGGCGGGGTGGACAGCTCGGTCACCGCGGCCCTGCTTGTCGAGCAGGGCTACGAGGTCATCGGGGTGACGATGAACACGTGGACGGACGACATCCCGGCGGACGTCCGCCTGAACGAGCACTCCGGCTGCTGCTCCCTCGCGGCCGTTGAGGATGCCCGCCGGGTCGCGGACATCCTGGGGATCCCCTACTACGTCTTCAACTTCCAGGGCAAGTTCTCCGAGACGGTCATCGACTACTTCATCCGGGAGTACGCCCGGGGCCGCACGCCGAACCCGTGCATCGCCTGCAACCGCTACGTGAAGTTCTCGGCGCTCCTGTACCGGGCTCGCCAGCTTGGCTGCGACCTCATCGCCACCGGCCACTACGCCCGGGTGGGACGGGACCCGGAGACAGGGCGGTGGCTCCTGGGCAAGGCGCGGGATACCCGCAAGGACCAGACGTACGTGCTGCACAACATGACCCAGGAGGCCCTGAGCCGCACCCTGTTCCCGCTCGGGGACTGGCTGAAGCCCGACGTGCGGCGCAAGGCGAAGGAGGTCGGCCTGCCCGTCCACGACAAGCCGGACAGCCAGGAGATCTGCTTCGTGTACGACAACGACTATGGCCGCTTCCTGTCCGAGAAGATCCCGGAGGCGATTCGCCCCGGTCCCATCGTCACCACGGACGGCCGCGTGATCGGCACCCACAAGGGGCTGCCCCTGTACACGATCGGCCAGCGGAAGGGACTGCCCGCCATGGGCGAACCCATCTACGTGGTGGACCTGGACCCGGACACGAACACGCTCATCGTGGGCCGTGACGAGGAGGTGTACCGGCGCGAGCTCATCGCGGCCGACCTCAACTGGATCCGGGTCGCCGAACTGACGGGCCCCGCACGGGCCACGGCGAAGATCCGCCGCATGGCGCCCGAGGCCCCGTGCACGGTGGTGCCGGAAGGGCCGGACCGCGTGCGCGTCGTCTTCGACGAGCCCCAGCGGGCGCTCACCCCCGGCCAGGCGGTGGTGTTCTACCAGGGCGAGTGGGTTCTCGGCGGCGGAACCATCGAGTCCGTCCCGGCGCCGGCCGGCGCGCCCCGCCCCGCGGCGGCGGTACGGGAGTAA
- a CDS encoding cysteine desulfurase family protein produces the protein MRKVYADHAATTRVHPAVAEVMARVLTEDFGNPSSVHGFGRTARKHVEWAREQVARLIGARPSEIFFTSGGTEADNWALRGAMEAARGRGRHLITTAIEHHAVLDCARQLEREGWEVTVLPVEPVTGFVRAEDLVSALRPDTVLVSVMLANNEIGTIQDIAGLVAAVKARRPDVVFHTDAVQAAGQIPVDVGALGVDLLSLSAHKIYGPKGVGALYVRKGVPFSPMLYGGGQERGHRPGTENAAGIAGFGKAAELARLELEARAEHARQLRDRFVAGVLERIPGTYVNGPDPATHAARRTPGNASLSFEGVEAETLLMRLDMEGIACSAGSACTAGSVEPSHVLKAIGLPRARAAGTLRFSFGQDNTQEDVDYMLEVLDRVVEAIRGIPVAE, from the coding sequence GTGCGCAAGGTGTACGCCGATCACGCCGCCACCACCCGCGTGCACCCGGCGGTGGCCGAGGTGATGGCCCGCGTCCTCACCGAGGACTTCGGCAACCCTTCCAGCGTGCACGGGTTCGGCCGGACGGCCCGCAAGCACGTCGAGTGGGCGCGGGAGCAGGTCGCGCGCCTCATCGGCGCCCGACCCTCCGAGATCTTCTTCACCAGCGGCGGCACCGAGGCGGACAACTGGGCGCTGCGGGGGGCGATGGAGGCGGCGCGCGGCCGCGGGCGCCATCTGATCACCACCGCGATCGAGCACCACGCGGTCCTGGACTGCGCCCGGCAGCTCGAGCGGGAGGGGTGGGAGGTGACCGTCCTGCCCGTCGAGCCCGTGACGGGCTTCGTGCGGGCGGAAGACCTCGTCTCCGCCCTGCGGCCGGACACCGTCCTGGTGTCCGTGATGCTGGCGAACAACGAGATCGGCACCATCCAGGACATCGCCGGGTTGGTGGCGGCGGTCAAGGCGAGGCGCCCGGACGTGGTGTTCCACACCGACGCCGTGCAGGCCGCCGGCCAGATCCCCGTGGACGTCGGCGCGCTGGGCGTCGACCTCCTGAGCCTCTCCGCCCACAAGATCTACGGCCCGAAGGGGGTCGGGGCGCTCTACGTCCGCAAGGGCGTCCCGTTCAGCCCGATGCTGTACGGCGGCGGGCAGGAGCGGGGCCACCGCCCCGGGACGGAGAACGCGGCGGGCATCGCCGGGTTCGGGAAGGCGGCCGAACTGGCGCGGCTGGAGCTCGAGGCCCGGGCGGAGCACGCCCGGCAGCTGCGGGACCGCTTCGTGGCGGGCGTCCTCGAGCGGATCCCGGGCACGTACGTCAACGGGCCGGACCCGGCCACCCACGCGGCGCGCCGGACCCCCGGCAACGCGAGCCTGAGCTTCGAGGGCGTGGAGGCGGAGACGCTCCTCATGCGGCTCGACATGGAAGGCATCGCCTGCAGCGCGGGGTCGGCGTGCACCGCCGGGTCCGTGGAGCCGTCGCACGTCCTGAAGGCGATCGGCCTGCCCCGCGCGCGGGCTGCCGGCACGCTCCGCTTCAGCTTCGGGCAAGATAACACGCAAGAAGACGTCGACTACATGCTGGAGGTCCTCGACAGAGTGGTGGAGGCGATCCGCGGCATCCCGGTGGCCGAGTGA
- a CDS encoding RrF2 family transcriptional regulator translates to MRLSTKGRYGVKALFELAYHYGSGPLSLKEIADRQGLSEHYLEQIAAPLRRAGLVTSVRGAQGGYTLGRPPETITVGEILRALEGPLELEEEGDQVGSGAWRRVIERVGKLLDSMTLLHLVEEEKEELARRNLVYEI, encoded by the coding sequence ATGCGGCTGTCGACCAAGGGACGGTACGGCGTGAAGGCGCTCTTCGAGCTCGCATACCACTACGGATCCGGACCGCTCTCCCTGAAGGAGATCGCCGACCGGCAGGGGCTTTCCGAGCATTACCTGGAGCAGATCGCCGCCCCCCTCCGGCGCGCCGGCCTGGTGACGAGCGTGCGCGGCGCCCAGGGAGGGTACACGCTGGGACGCCCGCCGGAGACCATCACCGTCGGGGAGATCCTCCGGGCCCTGGAGGGCCCGCTGGAGCTGGAGGAGGAGGGCGACCAGGTGGGATCGGGCGCCTGGCGCCGCGTGATCGAACGCGTCGGGAAGCTCCTCGACTCCATGACGCTCCTGCACCTGGTCGAGGAGGAGAAGGAGGAACTGGCGCGCCGCAACCTCGTGTACGAAATCTAG
- a CDS encoding inositol monophosphatase family protein, giving the protein MLAAHLQAAVEAARAAGDLIRRALGRIDAYDTKSGPSDLVTEVDRASEDLIRRRLREAFPDVPVVGEEWAFGRDLDEELRRGPELWLVDPLDGTANFVHGLAASAVSIALVRDGEPVVGVVYDPYRDELFTARAGEGAWLGDQRLRVGPCGRLADAMLATGFPSQPAYRQVAVDGVRALVPVIRNLRNFGSAATHLAYVAAGRLSGFWEVNLSPWDMAAGALLVREAGGRVTDTLGRPYTAATRHIVATCGPIHDDLLRLLRDAGATGYGS; this is encoded by the coding sequence ATGCTGGCAGCACACCTGCAGGCGGCGGTGGAGGCCGCCCGCGCGGCCGGGGACCTGATCCGGCGCGCGCTCGGCCGGATCGACGCGTACGACACGAAGTCGGGCCCCTCCGACCTGGTCACCGAGGTTGACCGCGCCTCGGAGGACCTCATCCGCAGGCGGCTCCGGGAGGCGTTCCCGGACGTCCCGGTCGTGGGCGAGGAGTGGGCGTTCGGCCGCGACCTGGACGAGGAGCTCCGGCGGGGCCCCGAGCTCTGGCTGGTCGACCCCCTGGACGGCACGGCGAACTTCGTCCACGGGCTGGCGGCGTCGGCGGTGAGCATCGCCCTGGTGCGGGACGGGGAGCCGGTGGTGGGGGTCGTGTACGACCCGTACCGCGACGAGCTGTTCACGGCACGCGCCGGCGAGGGCGCCTGGCTCGGCGACCAGCGGCTGCGGGTGGGGCCGTGCGGACGCCTGGCCGACGCCATGCTGGCGACCGGGTTCCCCTCCCAGCCGGCGTACCGGCAGGTGGCCGTCGACGGGGTGCGGGCCCTCGTCCCGGTGATCCGCAACCTGCGCAACTTCGGCTCGGCGGCCACGCACCTGGCGTACGTGGCCGCCGGGCGGCTGAGCGGGTTCTGGGAAGTGAACCTGAGCCCGTGGGACATGGCCGCCGGCGCCCTGCTGGTCCGGGAGGCGGGCGGCCGGGTGACGGACACGCTGGGCCGTCCGTACACCGCGGCAACCCGGCACATCGTGGCCACGTGCGGCCCCATCCACGACGACCTGCTCCGGCTCCTGCGCGACGCCGGGGCCACGGGCTACGGGAGCTAG
- a CDS encoding amidohydrolase family protein: protein MVKIGNVRVIDFHVHFPAAPPHFRGRQVHPLIAEYGRRRDARMAAEWDFETPSEPWATDPAQEPALADRWAAEVEKYNLERVVFVMGSSNENLAKVVARHPDRFAALVFLPDPLAPGALDELRRGVEEWGMRGLKLLGPRIDAPLDDPRLLPIWQYVAQKRLPVLIHFGPLGKAGGVVWHPNISPLALFPVAQRFPEIPFVVPHFGCGYPQDLLWLMWSLPNIYVDTSGSNQWMRWMVQPLDLETLFRRFYETVGPKRIVFGTDSSSFPRGFSYRYLQDQVRACRHLNFREEDLEDIFHHNAARLLGYMPREDE from the coding sequence ATGGTCAAGATCGGCAACGTCCGCGTGATCGACTTCCACGTCCACTTCCCCGCCGCGCCCCCGCACTTCCGGGGGCGGCAGGTGCACCCCCTGATCGCCGAGTACGGCCGCCGGCGGGACGCCCGCATGGCGGCCGAATGGGACTTCGAGACCCCCAGCGAGCCGTGGGCCACCGACCCGGCCCAGGAGCCCGCCCTCGCCGACCGGTGGGCGGCGGAGGTGGAGAAGTACAACCTGGAGCGGGTCGTCTTCGTGATGGGCTCGTCCAACGAGAACCTGGCGAAGGTGGTCGCGCGCCACCCGGACCGTTTCGCCGCCCTCGTCTTCCTGCCCGACCCCCTGGCCCCCGGAGCGCTGGACGAGCTGCGCCGGGGCGTCGAGGAGTGGGGCATGCGCGGGCTCAAGCTCCTGGGGCCGCGCATCGACGCCCCGCTCGACGACCCCCGCCTCCTGCCGATCTGGCAGTACGTGGCGCAGAAGCGGCTGCCCGTCCTGATCCACTTCGGGCCGCTCGGCAAGGCGGGGGGCGTCGTGTGGCATCCGAACATCTCCCCGCTGGCCCTGTTCCCGGTGGCACAGCGGTTCCCGGAGATCCCCTTCGTCGTCCCCCACTTCGGCTGCGGCTACCCCCAGGACCTGCTGTGGCTCATGTGGTCGCTGCCGAACATCTACGTGGACACCTCGGGCTCCAACCAGTGGATGCGCTGGATGGTCCAGCCGCTCGACCTGGAGACGCTGTTCCGCCGCTTCTACGAAACGGTGGGCCCGAAGCGGATCGTGTTCGGCACGGACTCCTCCTCGTTCCCGCGCGGGTTCTCGTACCGGTACCTGCAGGACCAGGTCCGCGCCTGCCGGCACCTCAACTTCCGGGAAGAGGACCTCGAGGACATCTTTCACCACAACGCCGCCCGGCTCCTGGGCTACATGCCGCGGGAGGACGAGTAG
- a CDS encoding AAA family ATPase: MDLFEWSRRQEAARSAPLADRMRPRTLDEVVGQEHIVGPGRLLRRAIEADRLSSLILWGPPGSGKTTLARIIAATTRAHFEQLNAVTAGVSDIRRIMQEARDRLGQHGQRTVVFVDEIHRWSRSQQDALLPYVEDGTIILIGATTENPSFEVIPPLLSRARLFRLEPLTDEQVRTVVERALTDPERGLGREAVRVDPEALDHIVRMANGDARSALNALELAVLTTPPGPDGVRHVTLAVAEESIQRRVLRYDREGDQHYDVVSAFIKSMRGSDPDAALYWLARMIEAGEDPLFIARRVVIHASEDVGMADPMALVVAVAAMQAVHMVGWPEARLALAQAVVHVATAPKSNAVYVAIGEAMKDVQEKRAGEVPVHLRDASYKGAARLGHGAGYKYPHDFPGAHVAQVYVPPEVLGRVYYRPSDRGFEAEIRRRLEAWRSGGAGPQP; this comes from the coding sequence GTGGACCTCTTCGAGTGGTCCCGCCGGCAGGAGGCGGCCCGGTCGGCGCCCCTGGCGGACCGGATGCGCCCCCGCACGCTGGACGAGGTCGTGGGCCAGGAGCACATCGTCGGCCCCGGGCGGCTCCTGCGGCGCGCCATCGAGGCGGACCGGCTGTCCTCCCTCATCCTGTGGGGGCCGCCCGGCAGCGGCAAGACGACCCTTGCCCGCATCATCGCCGCCACCACCCGGGCGCACTTCGAGCAGCTGAACGCCGTGACTGCCGGGGTCTCGGACATCCGCCGCATCATGCAGGAGGCGCGGGATCGCCTGGGCCAGCACGGCCAGCGGACCGTGGTGTTCGTCGACGAGATCCACCGCTGGTCCAGGTCCCAGCAGGACGCCCTCCTCCCCTACGTGGAAGACGGGACGATCATCCTGATCGGGGCGACCACGGAGAACCCCTCGTTCGAGGTGATCCCGCCGCTCCTCTCCCGGGCCCGCCTCTTCCGGCTCGAGCCGCTCACGGACGAGCAGGTCCGCACGGTGGTGGAACGGGCCCTCACCGACCCGGAGCGGGGGCTCGGCCGGGAGGCGGTGCGGGTCGACCCCGAGGCGCTGGACCACATCGTGCGCATGGCGAACGGGGACGCCCGCAGCGCCCTGAACGCGCTGGAGCTGGCCGTCCTCACCACCCCGCCGGGACCGGACGGCGTGCGCCACGTCACCCTCGCCGTGGCGGAGGAGTCCATCCAGCGGCGCGTCCTGCGCTACGACCGGGAGGGCGACCAGCACTACGACGTCGTCAGCGCCTTCATCAAGTCGATGCGCGGCTCGGACCCCGACGCCGCGCTCTACTGGCTCGCCCGGATGATCGAGGCCGGCGAGGACCCCCTCTTCATCGCCCGCCGGGTGGTCATCCACGCCAGCGAGGACGTGGGGATGGCGGACCCCATGGCGCTGGTGGTCGCCGTCGCGGCGATGCAGGCGGTGCACATGGTCGGCTGGCCGGAAGCCCGCCTGGCGCTGGCGCAGGCGGTGGTGCACGTGGCCACGGCGCCCAAGTCGAACGCCGTGTACGTGGCCATCGGGGAGGCCATGAAGGACGTGCAGGAGAAGCGGGCGGGTGAGGTGCCCGTGCACCTGCGGGACGCCAGCTACAAGGGCGCGGCGCGCCTCGGCCACGGCGCCGGATACAAGTACCCGCACGACTTCCCGGGCGCCCACGTCGCCCAGGTCTACGTGCCACCCGAGGTCCTCGGCCGGGTGTACTACCGCCCGTCGGACCGGGGGTTCGAGGCGGAGATCCGCCGCCGGCTCGAGGCCTGGCGGTCGGGCGGCGCCGGCCCGCAGCCGTGA
- the gph gene encoding phosphoglycolate phosphatase (PGP is an essential enzyme in the glycolate salvage pathway in higher organisms (photorespiration in plants). Phosphoglycolate results from the oxidase activity of RubisCO in the Calvin cycle when concentrations of carbon dioxide are low relative to oxygen. This enzyme is a member of the Haloacid Dehalogenase (HAD) superfamily of aspartate-nucleophile hydrolase enzymes (PF00702).) has protein sequence MFSGIRVVLFDLDGTLIDSKDDLAKAANLTLADLGLPSLPPAQIHRFIGNGTRVLVQRTLAAARERDGRGDPAALCPEDVDGALAIFRRHYREHCLDQTRLYPGAGRTLAGLRDAGVHRAVVTNKDGELSRTILAGLGVLDLVEVLLGPEDVIHRKPHPEPVFRALDAFGARPSEALLVGDSPVDAETARAAGVPLCAVTYGYGLDNPEALARAGAAAVLDRLDDLLDLLR, from the coding sequence ATGTTCTCCGGAATCCGCGTCGTGCTGTTCGACCTGGACGGCACCCTGATCGACTCGAAGGACGACCTGGCGAAGGCCGCCAACCTCACCCTGGCCGACCTCGGCCTGCCCTCGCTCCCCCCTGCGCAGATCCACCGGTTCATCGGCAACGGGACCCGGGTGCTGGTCCAGCGGACCCTGGCCGCCGCGCGCGAGCGGGACGGCCGGGGAGATCCCGCCGCGCTGTGCCCGGAGGACGTGGACGGCGCCCTGGCGATCTTCCGCCGCCACTACCGGGAGCATTGCCTCGACCAGACGCGGCTCTACCCCGGCGCCGGGCGCACCCTGGCCGGGCTCCGCGACGCCGGGGTCCACCGCGCCGTGGTGACCAACAAGGACGGCGAGCTGAGCCGGACGATCCTCGCCGGGCTCGGCGTCCTCGACCTGGTCGAGGTGCTCCTGGGGCCGGAGGACGTGATCCACCGGAAGCCGCACCCCGAACCCGTCTTCCGCGCGCTGGACGCCTTCGGGGCCCGGCCCTCCGAGGCCCTTCTCGTGGGCGACAGCCCCGTGGACGCCGAGACGGCCCGCGCCGCGGGCGTGCCGCTCTGCGCGGTCACGTACGGCTACGGCCTCGACAATCCCGAGGCGCTGGCCCGCGCCGGGGCAGCGGCCGTCCTGGACCGCCTGGACGACCTCCTGGACCTCCTCCGGTAG
- a CDS encoding YraN family protein: MPEPRPGAKRQTGAVARAGEEAALAHLLAQGLSLVARNWRCRLGEIDLVLEDGPALVFVEVKTRRSARFGTGAEAVGPAKQMRLRRLAAAFLRDHPRPDRPCRFDVTEVAPDGRGGWRVTWIPGAFGP, encoded by the coding sequence ATGCCTGAGCCACGGCCGGGGGCGAAGCGCCAGACCGGGGCAGTCGCGCGCGCCGGCGAGGAGGCCGCGCTCGCGCACCTCCTGGCGCAGGGGCTGTCCCTCGTCGCGCGCAACTGGCGTTGCCGGCTGGGGGAAATCGACCTGGTCCTCGAGGACGGGCCGGCGCTCGTGTTCGTGGAGGTGAAGACCCGCAGGTCCGCGCGGTTCGGCACCGGCGCCGAGGCGGTGGGTCCGGCGAAGCAGATGCGCCTCCGCCGTCTGGCCGCCGCCTTCCTCCGCGACCATCCCCGTCCGGACCGGCCGTGCCGGTTCGACGTGACCGAGGTCGCCCCCGACGGGCGGGGCGGCTGGCGCGTGACGTGGATCCCGGGGGCCTTCGGCCCGTGA